The Fibrobacter sp. UWB5 genome has a window encoding:
- a CDS encoding dihydroneopterin aldolase, whose protein sequence is MVVETGKITIRDLEFNCIIGTLPYERENMQPVVLNISVWLDFTLAARNEDLAHSIDYVQLADDVQDFVCRSSFQLEETLVLETAKYILNHYPKTLAAEVSVRKPLAIPQSAGAESSIKVIR, encoded by the coding sequence ATGGTAGTCGAAACCGGAAAAATCACGATTCGTGATTTGGAATTCAACTGCATTATTGGAACGCTCCCTTACGAGCGCGAAAATATGCAGCCGGTTGTTCTGAATATTTCGGTGTGGCTTGATTTTACTCTTGCCGCCCGAAATGAAGATCTTGCCCATTCTATCGATTATGTGCAACTAGCTGACGACGTGCAGGATTTTGTCTGCAGGTCGTCTTTCCAGCTAGAAGAAACCTTGGTGCTTGAAACGGCCAAGTATATCTTGAACCACTACCCGAAGACGCTTGCCGCAGAAGTCTCTGTCCGTAAGCCGTTGGCAATCCCGCAAAGCGCAGGAGCCGAATCGAGTATCAAGGTGATTCGCTAG